One segment of Carya illinoinensis cultivar Pawnee chromosome 1, C.illinoinensisPawnee_v1, whole genome shotgun sequence DNA contains the following:
- the LOC122319041 gene encoding cell division cycle protein 27 homolog B-like isoform X5 produces MSASDEATVVFGEAATICIQKQYLPQGSSSQSLPMSNEDHSLVSAGNFGPGSDDTSPRQLKHMQGNSLRDIPVNYYGAAALGGAATQPSNGSLSNICFYNTPSPMASQLSGVAPPPMCRNAQPNSPNQSTVNADSSPRSTVNSTIQAPRRKFVDEGKLRKISGRLFSDSGARRSTRLSGDAGANTNMSGTMVVGNGTSNFSKYLGGSKLSSMAFRAVTVRKSQSWTNENIDEGVHNETSADPRSNITSTTSSTSPYGDTRSLDQGAMVPISGFIMNDSRAISGASEIIGLLRTLGEGYRLSCMYRCQEALDVYLKLPHQHYNTGWVLSQVGKAYFELVDYSEADGAFSLARQASPYSLEGMDTYSTVLYHLKEDMKLSYLAQELISTDRLAPQSWCAMGNCYSLQKDHEAALKNFQRAVQLNPRFAYAHTLCGHEYVALEDLENGIKSYQSALRVDARHYNSWYGLGMIYLRQEKYEFSEHHFRMAFLINPRSSVIMSYLGTALHTLKRSDEALVIMEEAILADKKNPLPMYQKANILVSLEKLEEALEALEELKEYAPRESSVYALMGKIYKQRNMHDKAMLHFGLALDLKPPATDVAAIKAAIEKLHVPDELQDYL; encoded by the exons ATGA GTGCTTCTGATGAAGCAACTGTAGTTTTTGGTGAAGCTGCAACTATTTGCATACAAAAGCAGTACTTGCCCCAGGGATCATCTTCCCAAAGCTTGCCCATGTCAAATGAGGATCATAGCTTAGTTTCTGCTGGCAACTTTGGCCCAGGTTCAGATGACACCAGTCCAAGGCAATTGAAACACATGCAAGGAAATAGCTTAAGAGATATTCCTGTCAATTATTATGGAGCAGCTGCACTGGGAGGAGCTGCTACTCAGCCTTCAAATGGCAGTTTGTCTAACATATGCTTCTATAATACCCCTTCACCAATGGCCTCGCAG TTGTCAGGTGTTGCTCCACCACCTATGTGTAGAAATGCACAGCCAAATAGCCCGAACCAAAGCACAGTCAATGCTGATAGCTCTCCAAGGTCCACAGTGAACTCTACCATTCAAGCCCCTCGAAGAAAGTTTGTGGATGAAGGAAAATTACGGAAG attTCTGGGAGATTATTTTCTGATTCTGGTGCTCGACGAAGTACTAGGCTTTCTGGAGATGCAGGGGCCAACACAAATATGAGTGGCACAATGGTAGTTGGAAATGGAACTAGCAACTTTTCAAAATATCTTGGAGGTTCCAAGCTGAGTTCTATGGCATTTCGTGCTGTGACAGTTCGCAAGAGTCAGTCGTGGACCaatgaaaatattgatgaag GGGTACACAATGAAACTTCTGCTGATCCTCGTTCAAACATTACATCAACAACTTCTAGTACATCTCCCTATGGTGATACTAGATCTCTTGATCAAGGAGCAATGGTTCCAATTAGTGGATTTATCATGAATGATTCAAGAGCCATTAGTGGTGCTTCAGAAATAATTGGCCTTCTGAGAACTCTCGGGGAAGGGTACAGACTTTCGTGCATGTACAGGTGCCAG GAAGCGCTGGATGTCTATCTTAAACTTCCACACCAACACTATAACACTGGCTGGGTGCTTTCCCAG GTTGGAAAAGCATACTTTGAATTGGTTGATTATTCAGAAGCTGATGGGGCCTTCAGTCTTGCCCGTCAGGCATCCCCTTACAGTTTAGAAGGAATGGATACATATTCTACAGTTCTTTAT CATTTGAAGGAAGACATGAAGTTGAGTTATCTGGCTCAAGAACTTATATCAACCGACCGCTTAGCTCCCCAATCTTG GTGTGCTATGGGAAATTGCTATAGCTTGCAGAAAGACCATGAAGCTGCACTTAAAAATTTCCAGCGAGCTGTTCAACTTAATCCAAGATTTGCATATGCACACACCCTTTGTGGTCATGA ATATGTAGCTTTAGAGGATCTTGAGAATGGAATTAAGAGCTACCAGAGTGCACTTCGGGTTGATGCAAGGCATTATAACTCCTGGTATGGGCTTGGAATGATATATCTTCGTCAAGAGAAGTATGAGTTTTCAGAGCATCACTTCCGGATGGCTTTCCTTATAAACCCACGTTCTTCTGTTATAATGTCTTATCTTGGTACAGCTTTGCACACGTTAAAG AGAAGTGACGAAGCTTTGGTGATAATGGAGGAGGCTATTTTAGCAGATAAGAAGAATCCTCTTCCCATGTATCAGAAGGCTAATATACTAGTGAGCTTAGAAAAACTTGAAGAAGCTCTTGAAGCCCTGGAGGAGCTTAAAGAGTATGCCCCTCGTGAAAGCAGTGTATATGCTTTGATGGGTAAGATTTATAAGCAGCGTAATATGCATGACAAAGCGATGCTTCATTTTGGTCTTGCTTTAGATTTGAAACCACCTGCAACAGACGTAGCTGCCATTAAG GCTGCCATTGAGAAGTTGCATGTGCCAGATGAACTACAAGACTACTTGTAG
- the LOC122319041 gene encoding cell division cycle protein 27 homolog B-like isoform X3, with amino-acid sequence MESILVECVQNSLRHYMYRNAIFMCERLCAEFPSEMNLQLLAGCYLHSNQSYASYHILKGTEMAQSRYLFALSCFQMDLLNEAEAALCPPNVPGAEIPNGAAGHYLLGLIHRYTDRRKTAIHHFKLALSTDPLMWAAYEELCVLGASDEATVVFGEAATICIQKQYLPQGSSSQSLPMSNEDHSLVSAGNFGPGSDDTSPRQLKHMQGNSLRDIPVNYYGAAALGGAATQPSNGSLSNICFYNTPSPMASQLSGVAPPPMCRNAQPNSPNQSTVNADSSPRSTVNSTIQAPRRKFVDEGKLRKISGRLFSDSGARRSTRLSGDAGANTNMSGTMVVGNGTSNFSKYLGGSKLSSMAFRAVTVRKSQSWTNENIDEGVHNETSADPRSNITSTTSSTSPYGDTRSLDQGAMVPISGFIMNDSRAISGASEIIGLLRTLGEGYRLSCMYRCQEALDVYLKLPHQHYNTGWVLSQVGKAYFELVDYSEADGAFSLARQASPYSLEGMDTYSTVLYHLKEDMKLSYLAQELISTDRLAPQSWCAMGNCYSLQKDHEAALKNFQRAVQLNPRFAYAHTLCGHDYKVMLHPTHDPFPLKRVWRFNLPAEVAFFGWMASHRKTLIVDNLRKRGFIVIYWCCMCKKNLVN; translated from the exons ATGGAATCAATACTGGTAGAATGTGTACAGAACAGCCTTCGCCATTACATGTACCGGAACGCCATTTTCATGTGCGAACGTCTATGCGCTGAGTTCCCTTCTGag ATGAATTTGCAATTATTGGCTGGCTGTTACTTGCACAGCAATCAATCTTATGCTTCATACCATATTTTAAAAG GAACAGAAATGGCTCAATCGCGCTACTTGTTTGCACTATCATGCTTTCAGATGGATCTTCTTAATGAAGCTGAAGCAGCATTATGCCCTCCTAATGTGCCTGGTGCAGAG ATTCCGAATGGTGCAGCTGGTCATTACCTTTTAGGACTTATtcacag GTACACTGATAGAAGGAAAACTGCCATACATCACTTTAAGCTGGCATTATCCACAGATCCTTTAATGTGGGCTGCATATGAGGAGCTTTGTGTCCTAG GTGCTTCTGATGAAGCAACTGTAGTTTTTGGTGAAGCTGCAACTATTTGCATACAAAAGCAGTACTTGCCCCAGGGATCATCTTCCCAAAGCTTGCCCATGTCAAATGAGGATCATAGCTTAGTTTCTGCTGGCAACTTTGGCCCAGGTTCAGATGACACCAGTCCAAGGCAATTGAAACACATGCAAGGAAATAGCTTAAGAGATATTCCTGTCAATTATTATGGAGCAGCTGCACTGGGAGGAGCTGCTACTCAGCCTTCAAATGGCAGTTTGTCTAACATATGCTTCTATAATACCCCTTCACCAATGGCCTCGCAG TTGTCAGGTGTTGCTCCACCACCTATGTGTAGAAATGCACAGCCAAATAGCCCGAACCAAAGCACAGTCAATGCTGATAGCTCTCCAAGGTCCACAGTGAACTCTACCATTCAAGCCCCTCGAAGAAAGTTTGTGGATGAAGGAAAATTACGGAAG attTCTGGGAGATTATTTTCTGATTCTGGTGCTCGACGAAGTACTAGGCTTTCTGGAGATGCAGGGGCCAACACAAATATGAGTGGCACAATGGTAGTTGGAAATGGAACTAGCAACTTTTCAAAATATCTTGGAGGTTCCAAGCTGAGTTCTATGGCATTTCGTGCTGTGACAGTTCGCAAGAGTCAGTCGTGGACCaatgaaaatattgatgaag GGGTACACAATGAAACTTCTGCTGATCCTCGTTCAAACATTACATCAACAACTTCTAGTACATCTCCCTATGGTGATACTAGATCTCTTGATCAAGGAGCAATGGTTCCAATTAGTGGATTTATCATGAATGATTCAAGAGCCATTAGTGGTGCTTCAGAAATAATTGGCCTTCTGAGAACTCTCGGGGAAGGGTACAGACTTTCGTGCATGTACAGGTGCCAG GAAGCGCTGGATGTCTATCTTAAACTTCCACACCAACACTATAACACTGGCTGGGTGCTTTCCCAG GTTGGAAAAGCATACTTTGAATTGGTTGATTATTCAGAAGCTGATGGGGCCTTCAGTCTTGCCCGTCAGGCATCCCCTTACAGTTTAGAAGGAATGGATACATATTCTACAGTTCTTTAT CATTTGAAGGAAGACATGAAGTTGAGTTATCTGGCTCAAGAACTTATATCAACCGACCGCTTAGCTCCCCAATCTTG GTGTGCTATGGGAAATTGCTATAGCTTGCAGAAAGACCATGAAGCTGCACTTAAAAATTTCCAGCGAGCTGTTCAACTTAATCCAAGATTTGCATATGCACACACCCTTTGTGGTCATGA CTATAAGGTGATGCTGCATCCAACTCATGATCCTTTCCCATTGAAGCGCGTTTGGAGGTTTAATTTGCCTGCCGaagttgctttctttggttGGATGGCTTCCCATAGGAAAACTCTGATTGTGGACAATCTGAGAAAACGTGGGTTCATTGTTATATATTGGTGCTGCATgtgtaaaaaaaatctagtGAATTAG
- the LOC122319041 gene encoding cell division cycle protein 27 homolog B-like isoform X1, with translation MESILVECVQNSLRHYMYRNAIFMCERLCAEFPSEMNLQLLAGCYLHSNQSYASYHILKGTEMAQSRYLFALSCFQMDLLNEAEAALCPPNVPGAEIPNGAAGHYLLGLIHRYTDRRKTAIHHFKLALSTDPLMWAAYEELCVLGASDEATVVFGEAATICIQKQYLPQGSSSQSLPMSNEDHSLVSAGNFGPGSDDTSPRQLKHMQGNSLRDIPVNYYGAAALGGAATQPSNGSLSNICFYNTPSPMASQLSGVAPPPMCRNAQPNSPNQSTVNADSSPRSTVNSTIQAPRRKFVDEGKLRKISGRLFSDSGARRSTRLSGDAGANTNMSGTMVVGNGTSNFSKYLGGSKLSSMAFRAVTVRKSQSWTNENIDEGVHNETSADPRSNITSTTSSTSPYGDTRSLDQGAMVPISGFIMNDSRAISGASEIIGLLRTLGEGYRLSCMYRCQEALDVYLKLPHQHYNTGWVLSQVGKAYFELVDYSEADGAFSLARQASPYSLEGMDTYSTVLYHLKEDMKLSYLAQELISTDRLAPQSWCAMGNCYSLQKDHEAALKNFQRAVQLNPRFAYAHTLCGHEYVALEDLENGIKSYQSALRVDARHYNSWYGLGMIYLRQEKYEFSEHHFRMAFLINPRSSVIMSYLGTALHTLKRSDEALVIMEEAILADKKNPLPMYQKANILVSLEKLEEALEALEELKEYAPRESSVYALMGKIYKQRNMHDKAMLHFGLALDLKPPATDVAAIKAAIEKLHVPDELQDYL, from the exons ATGGAATCAATACTGGTAGAATGTGTACAGAACAGCCTTCGCCATTACATGTACCGGAACGCCATTTTCATGTGCGAACGTCTATGCGCTGAGTTCCCTTCTGag ATGAATTTGCAATTATTGGCTGGCTGTTACTTGCACAGCAATCAATCTTATGCTTCATACCATATTTTAAAAG GAACAGAAATGGCTCAATCGCGCTACTTGTTTGCACTATCATGCTTTCAGATGGATCTTCTTAATGAAGCTGAAGCAGCATTATGCCCTCCTAATGTGCCTGGTGCAGAG ATTCCGAATGGTGCAGCTGGTCATTACCTTTTAGGACTTATtcacag GTACACTGATAGAAGGAAAACTGCCATACATCACTTTAAGCTGGCATTATCCACAGATCCTTTAATGTGGGCTGCATATGAGGAGCTTTGTGTCCTAG GTGCTTCTGATGAAGCAACTGTAGTTTTTGGTGAAGCTGCAACTATTTGCATACAAAAGCAGTACTTGCCCCAGGGATCATCTTCCCAAAGCTTGCCCATGTCAAATGAGGATCATAGCTTAGTTTCTGCTGGCAACTTTGGCCCAGGTTCAGATGACACCAGTCCAAGGCAATTGAAACACATGCAAGGAAATAGCTTAAGAGATATTCCTGTCAATTATTATGGAGCAGCTGCACTGGGAGGAGCTGCTACTCAGCCTTCAAATGGCAGTTTGTCTAACATATGCTTCTATAATACCCCTTCACCAATGGCCTCGCAG TTGTCAGGTGTTGCTCCACCACCTATGTGTAGAAATGCACAGCCAAATAGCCCGAACCAAAGCACAGTCAATGCTGATAGCTCTCCAAGGTCCACAGTGAACTCTACCATTCAAGCCCCTCGAAGAAAGTTTGTGGATGAAGGAAAATTACGGAAG attTCTGGGAGATTATTTTCTGATTCTGGTGCTCGACGAAGTACTAGGCTTTCTGGAGATGCAGGGGCCAACACAAATATGAGTGGCACAATGGTAGTTGGAAATGGAACTAGCAACTTTTCAAAATATCTTGGAGGTTCCAAGCTGAGTTCTATGGCATTTCGTGCTGTGACAGTTCGCAAGAGTCAGTCGTGGACCaatgaaaatattgatgaag GGGTACACAATGAAACTTCTGCTGATCCTCGTTCAAACATTACATCAACAACTTCTAGTACATCTCCCTATGGTGATACTAGATCTCTTGATCAAGGAGCAATGGTTCCAATTAGTGGATTTATCATGAATGATTCAAGAGCCATTAGTGGTGCTTCAGAAATAATTGGCCTTCTGAGAACTCTCGGGGAAGGGTACAGACTTTCGTGCATGTACAGGTGCCAG GAAGCGCTGGATGTCTATCTTAAACTTCCACACCAACACTATAACACTGGCTGGGTGCTTTCCCAG GTTGGAAAAGCATACTTTGAATTGGTTGATTATTCAGAAGCTGATGGGGCCTTCAGTCTTGCCCGTCAGGCATCCCCTTACAGTTTAGAAGGAATGGATACATATTCTACAGTTCTTTAT CATTTGAAGGAAGACATGAAGTTGAGTTATCTGGCTCAAGAACTTATATCAACCGACCGCTTAGCTCCCCAATCTTG GTGTGCTATGGGAAATTGCTATAGCTTGCAGAAAGACCATGAAGCTGCACTTAAAAATTTCCAGCGAGCTGTTCAACTTAATCCAAGATTTGCATATGCACACACCCTTTGTGGTCATGA ATATGTAGCTTTAGAGGATCTTGAGAATGGAATTAAGAGCTACCAGAGTGCACTTCGGGTTGATGCAAGGCATTATAACTCCTGGTATGGGCTTGGAATGATATATCTTCGTCAAGAGAAGTATGAGTTTTCAGAGCATCACTTCCGGATGGCTTTCCTTATAAACCCACGTTCTTCTGTTATAATGTCTTATCTTGGTACAGCTTTGCACACGTTAAAG AGAAGTGACGAAGCTTTGGTGATAATGGAGGAGGCTATTTTAGCAGATAAGAAGAATCCTCTTCCCATGTATCAGAAGGCTAATATACTAGTGAGCTTAGAAAAACTTGAAGAAGCTCTTGAAGCCCTGGAGGAGCTTAAAGAGTATGCCCCTCGTGAAAGCAGTGTATATGCTTTGATGGGTAAGATTTATAAGCAGCGTAATATGCATGACAAAGCGATGCTTCATTTTGGTCTTGCTTTAGATTTGAAACCACCTGCAACAGACGTAGCTGCCATTAAG GCTGCCATTGAGAAGTTGCATGTGCCAGATGAACTACAAGACTACTTGTAG
- the LOC122319041 gene encoding cell division cycle protein 27 homolog B-like isoform X4, translating into MESILVECVQNSLRHYMYRNAIFMCERLCAEFPSEMNLQLLAGCYLHSNQSYASYHILKGTEMAQSRYLFALSCFQMDLLNEAEAALCPPNVPGAEIPNGAAGHYLLGLIHRYTDRRKTAIHHFKLALSTDPLMWAAYEELCVLGASDEATVVFGEAATICIQKQYLPQGSSSQSLPMSNEDHSLVSAGNFGPGSDDTSPRQLKHMQGNSLRDIPVNYYGAAALGGAATQPSNGSLSNICFYNTPSPMASQLSGVAPPPMCRNAQPNSPNQSTVNADSSPRSTVNSTIQAPRRKFVDEGKLRKISGRLFSDSGARRSTRLSGDAGANTNMSGTMVVGNGTSNFSKYLGGSKLSSMAFRAVTVRKSQSWTNENIDEGVHNETSADPRSNITSTTSSTSPYGDTRSLDQGAMVPISGFIMNDSRAISGASEIIGLLRTLGEGYRLSCMYRCQEALDVYLKLPHQHYNTGWVLSQVGKAYFELVDYSEADGAFSLARQASPYSLEGMDTYSTVLYHLKEDMKLSYLAQELISTDRLAPQSWCAMGNCYSLQKDHEAALKNFQRAVQLNPRFAYAHTLCGHDYKVMLHPTHDPFPLKRVWRFNLPAEVAFFGWMASHRKTLIVDNLRKHM; encoded by the exons ATGGAATCAATACTGGTAGAATGTGTACAGAACAGCCTTCGCCATTACATGTACCGGAACGCCATTTTCATGTGCGAACGTCTATGCGCTGAGTTCCCTTCTGag ATGAATTTGCAATTATTGGCTGGCTGTTACTTGCACAGCAATCAATCTTATGCTTCATACCATATTTTAAAAG GAACAGAAATGGCTCAATCGCGCTACTTGTTTGCACTATCATGCTTTCAGATGGATCTTCTTAATGAAGCTGAAGCAGCATTATGCCCTCCTAATGTGCCTGGTGCAGAG ATTCCGAATGGTGCAGCTGGTCATTACCTTTTAGGACTTATtcacag GTACACTGATAGAAGGAAAACTGCCATACATCACTTTAAGCTGGCATTATCCACAGATCCTTTAATGTGGGCTGCATATGAGGAGCTTTGTGTCCTAG GTGCTTCTGATGAAGCAACTGTAGTTTTTGGTGAAGCTGCAACTATTTGCATACAAAAGCAGTACTTGCCCCAGGGATCATCTTCCCAAAGCTTGCCCATGTCAAATGAGGATCATAGCTTAGTTTCTGCTGGCAACTTTGGCCCAGGTTCAGATGACACCAGTCCAAGGCAATTGAAACACATGCAAGGAAATAGCTTAAGAGATATTCCTGTCAATTATTATGGAGCAGCTGCACTGGGAGGAGCTGCTACTCAGCCTTCAAATGGCAGTTTGTCTAACATATGCTTCTATAATACCCCTTCACCAATGGCCTCGCAG TTGTCAGGTGTTGCTCCACCACCTATGTGTAGAAATGCACAGCCAAATAGCCCGAACCAAAGCACAGTCAATGCTGATAGCTCTCCAAGGTCCACAGTGAACTCTACCATTCAAGCCCCTCGAAGAAAGTTTGTGGATGAAGGAAAATTACGGAAG attTCTGGGAGATTATTTTCTGATTCTGGTGCTCGACGAAGTACTAGGCTTTCTGGAGATGCAGGGGCCAACACAAATATGAGTGGCACAATGGTAGTTGGAAATGGAACTAGCAACTTTTCAAAATATCTTGGAGGTTCCAAGCTGAGTTCTATGGCATTTCGTGCTGTGACAGTTCGCAAGAGTCAGTCGTGGACCaatgaaaatattgatgaag GGGTACACAATGAAACTTCTGCTGATCCTCGTTCAAACATTACATCAACAACTTCTAGTACATCTCCCTATGGTGATACTAGATCTCTTGATCAAGGAGCAATGGTTCCAATTAGTGGATTTATCATGAATGATTCAAGAGCCATTAGTGGTGCTTCAGAAATAATTGGCCTTCTGAGAACTCTCGGGGAAGGGTACAGACTTTCGTGCATGTACAGGTGCCAG GAAGCGCTGGATGTCTATCTTAAACTTCCACACCAACACTATAACACTGGCTGGGTGCTTTCCCAG GTTGGAAAAGCATACTTTGAATTGGTTGATTATTCAGAAGCTGATGGGGCCTTCAGTCTTGCCCGTCAGGCATCCCCTTACAGTTTAGAAGGAATGGATACATATTCTACAGTTCTTTAT CATTTGAAGGAAGACATGAAGTTGAGTTATCTGGCTCAAGAACTTATATCAACCGACCGCTTAGCTCCCCAATCTTG GTGTGCTATGGGAAATTGCTATAGCTTGCAGAAAGACCATGAAGCTGCACTTAAAAATTTCCAGCGAGCTGTTCAACTTAATCCAAGATTTGCATATGCACACACCCTTTGTGGTCATGA CTATAAGGTGATGCTGCATCCAACTCATGATCCTTTCCCATTGAAGCGCGTTTGGAGGTTTAATTTGCCTGCCGaagttgctttctttggttGGATGGCTTCCCATAGGAAAACTCTGATTGTGGACAATCTGAGAAAAC ATATGTAG
- the LOC122319041 gene encoding cell division cycle protein 27 homolog B-like isoform X2 — translation MESILVECVQNSLRHYMYRNAIFMCERLCAEFPSEMNLQLLAGCYLHSNQSYASYHILKEMAQSRYLFALSCFQMDLLNEAEAALCPPNVPGAEIPNGAAGHYLLGLIHRYTDRRKTAIHHFKLALSTDPLMWAAYEELCVLGASDEATVVFGEAATICIQKQYLPQGSSSQSLPMSNEDHSLVSAGNFGPGSDDTSPRQLKHMQGNSLRDIPVNYYGAAALGGAATQPSNGSLSNICFYNTPSPMASQLSGVAPPPMCRNAQPNSPNQSTVNADSSPRSTVNSTIQAPRRKFVDEGKLRKISGRLFSDSGARRSTRLSGDAGANTNMSGTMVVGNGTSNFSKYLGGSKLSSMAFRAVTVRKSQSWTNENIDEGVHNETSADPRSNITSTTSSTSPYGDTRSLDQGAMVPISGFIMNDSRAISGASEIIGLLRTLGEGYRLSCMYRCQEALDVYLKLPHQHYNTGWVLSQVGKAYFELVDYSEADGAFSLARQASPYSLEGMDTYSTVLYHLKEDMKLSYLAQELISTDRLAPQSWCAMGNCYSLQKDHEAALKNFQRAVQLNPRFAYAHTLCGHEYVALEDLENGIKSYQSALRVDARHYNSWYGLGMIYLRQEKYEFSEHHFRMAFLINPRSSVIMSYLGTALHTLKRSDEALVIMEEAILADKKNPLPMYQKANILVSLEKLEEALEALEELKEYAPRESSVYALMGKIYKQRNMHDKAMLHFGLALDLKPPATDVAAIKAAIEKLHVPDELQDYL, via the exons ATGGAATCAATACTGGTAGAATGTGTACAGAACAGCCTTCGCCATTACATGTACCGGAACGCCATTTTCATGTGCGAACGTCTATGCGCTGAGTTCCCTTCTGag ATGAATTTGCAATTATTGGCTGGCTGTTACTTGCACAGCAATCAATCTTATGCTTCATACCATATTTTAAAAG AAATGGCTCAATCGCGCTACTTGTTTGCACTATCATGCTTTCAGATGGATCTTCTTAATGAAGCTGAAGCAGCATTATGCCCTCCTAATGTGCCTGGTGCAGAG ATTCCGAATGGTGCAGCTGGTCATTACCTTTTAGGACTTATtcacag GTACACTGATAGAAGGAAAACTGCCATACATCACTTTAAGCTGGCATTATCCACAGATCCTTTAATGTGGGCTGCATATGAGGAGCTTTGTGTCCTAG GTGCTTCTGATGAAGCAACTGTAGTTTTTGGTGAAGCTGCAACTATTTGCATACAAAAGCAGTACTTGCCCCAGGGATCATCTTCCCAAAGCTTGCCCATGTCAAATGAGGATCATAGCTTAGTTTCTGCTGGCAACTTTGGCCCAGGTTCAGATGACACCAGTCCAAGGCAATTGAAACACATGCAAGGAAATAGCTTAAGAGATATTCCTGTCAATTATTATGGAGCAGCTGCACTGGGAGGAGCTGCTACTCAGCCTTCAAATGGCAGTTTGTCTAACATATGCTTCTATAATACCCCTTCACCAATGGCCTCGCAG TTGTCAGGTGTTGCTCCACCACCTATGTGTAGAAATGCACAGCCAAATAGCCCGAACCAAAGCACAGTCAATGCTGATAGCTCTCCAAGGTCCACAGTGAACTCTACCATTCAAGCCCCTCGAAGAAAGTTTGTGGATGAAGGAAAATTACGGAAG attTCTGGGAGATTATTTTCTGATTCTGGTGCTCGACGAAGTACTAGGCTTTCTGGAGATGCAGGGGCCAACACAAATATGAGTGGCACAATGGTAGTTGGAAATGGAACTAGCAACTTTTCAAAATATCTTGGAGGTTCCAAGCTGAGTTCTATGGCATTTCGTGCTGTGACAGTTCGCAAGAGTCAGTCGTGGACCaatgaaaatattgatgaag GGGTACACAATGAAACTTCTGCTGATCCTCGTTCAAACATTACATCAACAACTTCTAGTACATCTCCCTATGGTGATACTAGATCTCTTGATCAAGGAGCAATGGTTCCAATTAGTGGATTTATCATGAATGATTCAAGAGCCATTAGTGGTGCTTCAGAAATAATTGGCCTTCTGAGAACTCTCGGGGAAGGGTACAGACTTTCGTGCATGTACAGGTGCCAG GAAGCGCTGGATGTCTATCTTAAACTTCCACACCAACACTATAACACTGGCTGGGTGCTTTCCCAG GTTGGAAAAGCATACTTTGAATTGGTTGATTATTCAGAAGCTGATGGGGCCTTCAGTCTTGCCCGTCAGGCATCCCCTTACAGTTTAGAAGGAATGGATACATATTCTACAGTTCTTTAT CATTTGAAGGAAGACATGAAGTTGAGTTATCTGGCTCAAGAACTTATATCAACCGACCGCTTAGCTCCCCAATCTTG GTGTGCTATGGGAAATTGCTATAGCTTGCAGAAAGACCATGAAGCTGCACTTAAAAATTTCCAGCGAGCTGTTCAACTTAATCCAAGATTTGCATATGCACACACCCTTTGTGGTCATGA ATATGTAGCTTTAGAGGATCTTGAGAATGGAATTAAGAGCTACCAGAGTGCACTTCGGGTTGATGCAAGGCATTATAACTCCTGGTATGGGCTTGGAATGATATATCTTCGTCAAGAGAAGTATGAGTTTTCAGAGCATCACTTCCGGATGGCTTTCCTTATAAACCCACGTTCTTCTGTTATAATGTCTTATCTTGGTACAGCTTTGCACACGTTAAAG AGAAGTGACGAAGCTTTGGTGATAATGGAGGAGGCTATTTTAGCAGATAAGAAGAATCCTCTTCCCATGTATCAGAAGGCTAATATACTAGTGAGCTTAGAAAAACTTGAAGAAGCTCTTGAAGCCCTGGAGGAGCTTAAAGAGTATGCCCCTCGTGAAAGCAGTGTATATGCTTTGATGGGTAAGATTTATAAGCAGCGTAATATGCATGACAAAGCGATGCTTCATTTTGGTCTTGCTTTAGATTTGAAACCACCTGCAACAGACGTAGCTGCCATTAAG GCTGCCATTGAGAAGTTGCATGTGCCAGATGAACTACAAGACTACTTGTAG